Sequence from the Streptomyces sp. NBC_00358 genome:
GCGACACGCGCACGAGAAGGGCCCCCGGCACCACTGCCGGGGGCCCTTCTCGTGCGTATGCGTGATCTAGGACGTCTTCAGCGCCTGCGCCATCTTGGCCAGCGTGCCGAACGACCCGGTGCCGGTCACCACGGTCGTCGAACCCTTGTTCTGAAGGACCAGGGCGTCGTAGTGATCGCCCTCGTAGCGCTGCCAGGTCCGGTCACCGATGCGCTGGGTGACCTTCGTCTGCCGGGCGCCCTGGCTCGCCGCGTCGATGAACACCGCAGGCCGCTGAGTCGACTGCTCGACCGCCACGTACTGACCGTCGGGGGCCTGGAAGCCCAGGTGCCAGACATCGAAGTCGCTTCCGTCGTACCGCACCGAGGTCGCCTTCCACGCCGTGGGAAGACCCTCGGGAGCCGCCACGGGATAGCTCGCCGCCCGGCGAGCCGTGAGCAGCTCGACCCGGTAGTCGACACGCTTGAGATCGGGCTTGGAGTCGTCATGCGGGATGAAGATGTAGATAACGCCCGCCATGAGCCCGATGAGGCCCAGGGAAAGAATCATGTCCCGGACCGACTGCTTGCCTTTCATACCTGCCACGGACCTATCGTCGCAGGTGCCCTGGCCTGCTCATCCGTGGGCCCCCCTGCTCATTTTGTAAGCCTGGCGATAGAGTCGGGACATCACCCTCATCCGGCCGTCGTCGTATCAGAAAGGTGCGTGTCGATGACCGAGCATCATCTGCCCTCCGAACTCGAAGTCCCGTCGGAAGCCCCCGACCGGAACCTCGCCCTCGAACTCGTCCGTGTCACCGAGGCCGCCGCGATGGCCGCGGGCCGCTGGGTCGGCCGCGGCGACAAGAACGGCGCCGACGGCGCCGCCGTCCGGGCCATGCGCACCCTCGTCTCCACCGTCTCGATGAACGGCGTCGTCGTCATCGGCGAGGGGGAGAAGGACGAGGCGCCGATGCTCTTCAACGGCGAGCGCGTGGGCGACGGAACCGGTCCCGAGTGCGACATCGCCGTCGACCCGATCGACGGCACCACGCTCACCGCCAAGGGCATGACGAACGCGATCGCCGTGCTGGCCGCAGCCGACCGCGGCACCATGTTCGACCCGTCCGCCGTCTTCTACATGGACAAGCTGGTCACCGGGCCCGAGGCCGCCGACTTCGTCGACATCAACGCGCCCGTGTCGGTCAACATCCGCCGGGTCGCCAAGGCCAAGCGGGTCACCCCCGAGGACGTCACCGTCGTCATCCTCGACCGGCCTCGCCACGACGGGATCATCAAGGAGATCCGGGACACCGGCGCGCGCATCAAGCTCATCTCCGACGGCGACGTCGCGGGCTCGATCCTGGCGCTGCGCGAGGGCACCGGCATCGACCTGCTGCTCGGCATCGGCGGCACACCCGAGGGCATCATCTCGGCCTGCGCGGTCAAGTGCCTCGGCGGCACGATCCAGGGCAAGCTGTGGCCGAAGGACGACGAGGAGCGGCAGCGGGCGGTCGACGCCGGGCACGACCTCGACCGCGTCCTGACCACGAACGACCTGGTCTCCGGCGAGAACGTCTTCTTCGTCGCGACCGGCATCACCGACGGTGAGCTGCTGCGCGGAGTGCGGTACCGCTCCGAGACCGCGACGACCGAGTCGATCGTGATGCGGTCCAAGTCCGGGACGGTCCGCCAGATCACCTCGGAGCACCGGCTGAGCAAGCTGCGTGCGTACAGCGCGATCGACTTCGACCGCGCGAAGTAGGACCACCGGCCGAACGGGGCCGGGCGCCGCGAGGCGCGAGAGGGGCGCCCCTTGTGCGGAGGGGCGCCCCTTCTCGTTTCCTGCGCTCACGCCGGACGGCCCCACCACGGGTGAAGCGGCCCGGCATCAGCCCCGCGGCTCTCGGCCGGCCCCCGCATGCGGGGCGGCCCGGCTCGCACGCGGGGGATCGGTCCGGCTGCCCGCGGGCGGGTCAGCCGGCCTGGGCTATCGTGCCCCGCGCGGCCTTCTTGAGTTCCACGTCGCGGCGGCGGCGCCGCGCGAGCACGACACGGCGCTCGGCGGCGGTGAGACCGCCCCAGACTCCGTACGGCTCGGGTTGCAGCAGCGCGTGTTCACGGCACTCGACCATGACCGGGCAGCGGGCGCAGACGCGCTTGGCCGCCTCCTCGCGGGAGAGCCGGGAAGCGGTCGGCTCCTTGGAGGGGGCGAAGAACAGGCCGGCTTCGTCCCGTCGGCACACCGCCTCCGTGTGCCATGGCGCTTCCTGGTCCCTGTCCCGCACTGGCGCCCGCTGGGCCGGAACGGCAGCTACCTGCAGGGACTGATGCGGCGGTTGCAGCACGGTCTACTCCTGACGACGGCTTCGCGAGCGTGCCGGGTACTGCGGAAAGTTCCACAGCACCCTCCAAGAGGGGATGCAGCAAGCCCTACCCGCTGTGCGCGCGCCTATGCACTGCGTTCCGAAGCCCGGCCCTTCTCGCGCGTGATCGATCGTCCGCCGCCGGACCACCGCGCGTCCGCCGCCGACGCGTTCACCGGCGTCAGCGGTCCAGGTGCTTGCGCAGACCCCGGTCCAGCCGCTCGGCCACCCGGTCGTTCACCCGGCTCGCGACCCGGTCGAGGATGTCCGCGATCCGCTTGCCGCGCTTGGGCCTCGCCTCGACGTTCCCCAGGACGGCGAGACCGTCGACGTAGACCACGGGTGCGTCGGGGTCGCCCGAGTCCAGTGTGTCCACCTCGAAATTGCCCAGCACACCGCCGCCGCTGCCCCGCAGCGAGACGTTCTCCGGGACGTCGATCTCGACGTTGCCGAAGACGGAGATCGCCTTGATGACGACCTGCTGGTACTCGAAGATCGCCTCGCTCAGGTCGATCTCGACGTTGCCGAAGACCGCGTAGGCGTGGATCCGCCGGCCCGCCCGCCAGCGGCCCTTGCGGACGGCGGAGCTGAAGACCGCCACCACGTTGTCGTCGGCCTCCACCGGGATCGCGCCCTGGGTGGGACGGTTGGGCGCGGAGGCGTACGAGGAGGTCGCGCGGCCCGTGTGGGCGGCGGGCAGGTCCCGGACGAACTGGTCGAGCTCACCCACCGTCTTGGTGGCCAGCACCCCCTCCACCCGCTCGGCGTGCTCCTCCGCGGTCAGGCGCCCTTCGGCGACGGCCTCGCGCAGGATGTCGGTGATCCGGTCGCGGTCGGCGTCCGAGGCGCGCAGCTCGGCCGGCTTCGCCGCCGTGGCGGGGGTCGCGTCGGGGCTCTTTTGAAGGTCCACGGCAACAGCGTACCCAAACGCGATAGATCGCGACTACCCCTCTCCCGTCGCCTGTGGAAAACCGGCCGCCGGGCCGCGCGCCGTCCGCTCAGCCGTCCGCGCCGTCGGTCCGGTGCCCGAACTGAGCCTTACCTCACAGTCTCGGCGTCCCCGTCAGGTTCTACGCTGGTGGACGCTGCCGATGACGGCCGGCCTCCGGCGAGTGAGCCGAAGGGGCGCGCCCGAGGCGAACGAGCCCCAAAAGCTGTCTGTCGAGTGAGGAATGGGCGAGATGCCTGAGTTCGCGTACACCGATCTGCTCCCCCAGGGAGAGGACACCACCCCGTACCGGCTGGTGACCTCCGAGGGTGTCTCCACCTTCGAGGCCGACGGGCGCACGTTCCTCAAGGTCGAGCCGGAGGCGCTGCGCGAGCTCGCCGCGGAGGCCATCCACGACATCCAGCACTACCTGCGGCCCGCGCACCTCGCCCAGCTTCGCCGCATCATCGACGACCCCGAGGCGTCGGCCAACGACAAGTTCGTCGCGCTGGACCTGCTGAAGAACGCGAACATCGCGGCCGCGGGCGTCCTGCCCATGTGCCAGGACACCGGCACCGCGATCGTCATGGGCAAGCGCGGCCAGAACGTGCTCACCGAGGGCGGCGACGAGGCGGCCCTCTCGCGCGGCATCTACGACGCCTACCTGAACCTGAACCTGCGCTATTCGCAGATGGCCCCGCTGACCATGTGGGACGAGAAGAACACGGGCTCGAACCTGCCGGCGCAGATCGAGCTGTACGCCACCGACGGCGGCGCCTACAAGTTCCTGTTCATGGCCAAGGGCGGCGGCTCCGCCAACAAGTCGTTCCTCTACCAGGAGACCAAGGCGGTCCTCAACGAGGGCTCCATGATGAAGTTCCTGGAGGAGAAGATCCGCTCCCTGGGAACGGCCGCCTGCCCGCCGTACCACCTGGCGATCGTCGTCGGCGGCACCAGCGCCGAGTACGCGCTGAAGACCGCGAAGTACGCCTCCGCGCACTACCTGGACGAGATCCCGTCCGAGGGCTCCGAGCTCGGGCACGGCTTCCGGGACAAGGACCTGGAGGAGAAGGTCTTCGAGCTGACGCAGAGGATCGGCATCGGCGCGCAGTTCGGCGGCAAGTACTTCTGCCACGACGTACGCGTGGTGCGCCTGCCCCGCCACGGCGCGTCCTGCCCGGTCGCGATCGCCGTCTCCTGCTCGGCCGACCGCCAGGCCGTCGCGAAGATCACCGCCGAGGGCGTCTTCCTGGAGCAGTTGGAGACCGACCCCGCGCGCTTCCTGCCGGACACGACCGACGAGCACCTCGACGAGGCCGGCGACGTCGTGAAGATCGACCTCAACCAGCCGATGGACGACATCCTCGCCGCGCTGACGAAGTACCCGGTCAAGACCCGTCTCTCGCTCTCCGGCCCGCTCGTCGTGGCGCGCGACATCGCGCACGCCAAGATCAAGGAGCGGCTGGACGCGGGCGAGGAGATGCCGCAGTACCTGAAGGACCACCCGGTGTACTACGCGGGCCCGGCCAAGACCCCCGAGGGCTACGCGTCCGGCTCCTTCGGCCCGACGACCGCGGGCCGCATGGACTCGTACGTCGAGCAGTTCCAGGCGGCGGGCGGCTCCAAGGTGATGCTGGCCAAGGGCAACCGCAGCAAGCAGGTGACGGACGCCTGCGACGCGCACGGCGGCTTCTACCTCGGCTCCATCGGCGGCCCGGCCGCCCGGCTCGCCCAGGACTGCATCAAGAAGGTCGAGGTCGTCGAGTACGAGGAGCTCGGCATGGAGGCCGTCTGGAAGATCGAGGTCGAGGACTTCCCGGCCTTCGTCGTGGTCGACGACAAGGGCAACGACTTCTTCCAGGACCCCGCGCCCGCCCCGACCTTCACGACGATCCCGGTACGGGGTCCGGGGCTGGCCTAGTGCCTGCCCGTGCGGCGTACTCCGTCCGGGTGACGGCGCACGGGGAGCCCTCGTGCGTGACGCCGTACGAGCCAGGTGAACGGCCGCCCACCGGGCGGCCGTCCGTCCTGGGCCGCACCGGTGCCGGGCCGCCCGGCGGAACGCCTCGTGCCCGCCGGGCGGGAACAGCGGCGGGCTCCGCGATGCTGTCCCCCATGGAGGTGTCACCAATGGCAGACGGCCAGGGCGAAGGCGCGTACCGGATCGAGCACGACTCCATGGGTGAGGTGCGGGTGCCCGTGGACGCGAAATGGCGGGCGCAGACGCAGCGCGCCGTGGAGAACTTCCCGATCTCGGGACAGCGCATCGAGCGCGCGCACATCGAGGCCCTCGCCCGGATCAAGGCCGCCGCCGCGAAGGTGAACGGCGAGCTGGGCGTGATCGGCAAGGACATCGCCGAGGCGGTCCAGGAGGCGGCCGCGGAGGTCGCCGAGGGGCGCTGGGACGCGCACTTCCCGGTCGACGTCTTCCAGACGGGCTCCGGGACCTCCTCCAACATGAACGCCAACGAGGTCATCGCCACGCTCGCCACCGAGCGGCTGGGCCGGGACGTCCACCCCAACGACCATGTGAACGCCTCGCAGTCGAGCAACGACGTGTTCCCGTCCTCGATCCACATCGCCGCGACCGCCGCCGTGACCCGCGACCTCGTGCCCGCGCTGGAGCATCTCGCCGCCGCGCTCGGCCGCAAGTCGGAGGAGTTCGCCGACGTGGTGAAGTCCGGGCGCACCCACCTCATGGACGCGACGCCGGTGACGCTGGGCCAGGAGTTCGGGGGGTACGCGGCCCAGGTGCGGTACGGGGTCGAGCGGCTGCAGGCCTCGCTGCCGCGGCTGGCCGAACTCCCGCTCGGCGGCACGGCCGTGGGGACGGGGATCAACACACCCCCCGGGTTCTCCGCCGCGGTGATCGCGGAGGTGGCGCGGGCGACCGGGCTGCCGCTGACCGAGGCGCGCGACCACTTCGAGGCGCAGGGGGCGCGGGACGGGATCGTGGAGACGAGCGGGCAGCTCAGGACCATCGCCGTCGGACTGACCAAGATCGCGAACGATCTGCGGTGGATGGCGTCGGGGCCGCGCACCGGACTGTCCGAGATCAGTCTCCCGGACCTCCAGCCGGGGTCCTCGATCATGCCGGGCAAGGTGAACCCGGTCATTCCCGAGGCGGTGCTGATGGTCGCCGCCCAGGTGACGGGGAACGACGCGACCGTCGCCGTCGCGGGCGCGGCCGGGAACTTCGAGCTCAACGTGATGCTGCCGGTGATCGCCAGGAACGTCCTGGAGTCGGTCCGGCTGCTCGCGAACGTCGCACGGCTGCTCGCCGACCGCACGGTCGACGGGATCGTCGCGCACCGCGAGCGGGCCCGGGAGTACGCGGAGTCCTCGCCGTCCGTGGTGACGCCGCTGAACAAGTACATCGGGTACGAGGAGGCCGCCAAGGTCGCCAAGAAGGCGCTGGCGGAGCGGAAGACGATTCGCCGGGTGGTCCTGGACTCGGGGTACGTGGAACGCGGTGACCTGAGCCTGGAGCAGTTGGACGAGGCCTTGGATGTCCTGCGGATGACGCACCCGTAACGGCCGGCACCCGAGGTGAAACGCCTGATGACAGCTCCGTAACAGCAGTTCCCCGATAGCGCGAACCTTGACGCCCGCCGCCGCGTCGTATGCGTGGGACACCTAATATCTGGTCATGGCAGAGGGTGGAGCGGTGAGACGAGCGGAAGCGGGCGGGCCGACGGCGTACTGGAAGCCCGGTAGTCAGGTCCTGTGGCGGTACCG
This genomic interval carries:
- a CDS encoding DUF4245 domain-containing protein, whose product is MAGMKGKQSVRDMILSLGLIGLMAGVIYIFIPHDDSKPDLKRVDYRVELLTARRAASYPVAAPEGLPTAWKATSVRYDGSDFDVWHLGFQAPDGQYVAVEQSTQRPAVFIDAASQGARQTKVTQRIGDRTWQRYEGDHYDALVLQNKGSTTVVTGTGSFGTLAKMAQALKTS
- the glpX gene encoding class II fructose-bisphosphatase; the encoded protein is MTEHHLPSELEVPSEAPDRNLALELVRVTEAAAMAAGRWVGRGDKNGADGAAVRAMRTLVSTVSMNGVVVIGEGEKDEAPMLFNGERVGDGTGPECDIAVDPIDGTTLTAKGMTNAIAVLAAADRGTMFDPSAVFYMDKLVTGPEAADFVDINAPVSVNIRRVAKAKRVTPEDVTVVILDRPRHDGIIKEIRDTGARIKLISDGDVAGSILALREGTGIDLLLGIGGTPEGIISACAVKCLGGTIQGKLWPKDDEERQRAVDAGHDLDRVLTTNDLVSGENVFFVATGITDGELLRGVRYRSETATTESIVMRSKSGTVRQITSEHRLSKLRAYSAIDFDRAK
- a CDS encoding WhiB family transcriptional regulator encodes the protein MLQPPHQSLQVAAVPAQRAPVRDRDQEAPWHTEAVCRRDEAGLFFAPSKEPTASRLSREEAAKRVCARCPVMVECREHALLQPEPYGVWGGLTAAERRVVLARRRRRDVELKKAARGTIAQAG
- a CDS encoding DUF1707 SHOCT-like domain-containing protein gives rise to the protein MDLQKSPDATPATAAKPAELRASDADRDRITDILREAVAEGRLTAEEHAERVEGVLATKTVGELDQFVRDLPAAHTGRATSSYASAPNRPTQGAIPVEADDNVVAVFSSAVRKGRWRAGRRIHAYAVFGNVEIDLSEAIFEYQQVVIKAISVFGNVEIDVPENVSLRGSGGGVLGNFEVDTLDSGDPDAPVVYVDGLAVLGNVEARPKRGKRIADILDRVASRVNDRVAERLDRGLRKHLDR
- a CDS encoding fumarate hydratase is translated as MPEFAYTDLLPQGEDTTPYRLVTSEGVSTFEADGRTFLKVEPEALRELAAEAIHDIQHYLRPAHLAQLRRIIDDPEASANDKFVALDLLKNANIAAAGVLPMCQDTGTAIVMGKRGQNVLTEGGDEAALSRGIYDAYLNLNLRYSQMAPLTMWDEKNTGSNLPAQIELYATDGGAYKFLFMAKGGGSANKSFLYQETKAVLNEGSMMKFLEEKIRSLGTAACPPYHLAIVVGGTSAEYALKTAKYASAHYLDEIPSEGSELGHGFRDKDLEEKVFELTQRIGIGAQFGGKYFCHDVRVVRLPRHGASCPVAIAVSCSADRQAVAKITAEGVFLEQLETDPARFLPDTTDEHLDEAGDVVKIDLNQPMDDILAALTKYPVKTRLSLSGPLVVARDIAHAKIKERLDAGEEMPQYLKDHPVYYAGPAKTPEGYASGSFGPTTAGRMDSYVEQFQAAGGSKVMLAKGNRSKQVTDACDAHGGFYLGSIGGPAARLAQDCIKKVEVVEYEELGMEAVWKIEVEDFPAFVVVDDKGNDFFQDPAPAPTFTTIPVRGPGLA
- a CDS encoding class II fumarate hydratase — its product is MADGQGEGAYRIEHDSMGEVRVPVDAKWRAQTQRAVENFPISGQRIERAHIEALARIKAAAAKVNGELGVIGKDIAEAVQEAAAEVAEGRWDAHFPVDVFQTGSGTSSNMNANEVIATLATERLGRDVHPNDHVNASQSSNDVFPSSIHIAATAAVTRDLVPALEHLAAALGRKSEEFADVVKSGRTHLMDATPVTLGQEFGGYAAQVRYGVERLQASLPRLAELPLGGTAVGTGINTPPGFSAAVIAEVARATGLPLTEARDHFEAQGARDGIVETSGQLRTIAVGLTKIANDLRWMASGPRTGLSEISLPDLQPGSSIMPGKVNPVIPEAVLMVAAQVTGNDATVAVAGAAGNFELNVMLPVIARNVLESVRLLANVARLLADRTVDGIVAHRERAREYAESSPSVVTPLNKYIGYEEAAKVAKKALAERKTIRRVVLDSGYVERGDLSLEQLDEALDVLRMTHP